The nucleotide window GTCATGCTGTAACACCTACGTAGTTGGAAATTCAGTATACAGTAGTATTCATGACACATTGAGTGAACCCTACACAGGTCAGTGATAAAGACAAGGATAGGAGCTATTGTGAGTAATAAATGAGCACATTGGTTTTTACTGTGAAAACAAAGAATGAGATACAGCGGtcttgtattatattttttattttagacaaaaatatagaaaatattttatttttgtgattcggcattgaaaatattttagaaagagTGGTGTCAACGCTTAAATAGAGTAATCGTTAACGAGTtaagtaaaaaaccggccaagtgcgagtcagactcctgTCAGTTGTGTTATTCCTGTactggtgctataagacctaccacctgcctttcatgattcaagATCAACGGGTAATaggtaccccataggtttcttgacagacagacagacagacaacagagtgatcctataagggttccgtttttccttttgaggtacggaaccctaaaatcaataagtaggtatctaactaCTAATAACTAGTTATGTAGTTTTTTAGCGTTTAAAATAACGGATGAAGAGCTATTATGCTACGgctaagtaaaataaaagctaaataaattattggtAATCAATTTTAGTTGCAGTTAGGCCATAGCACCAAGTAATGTTAAATTAAGGCAAgccaacatttttttaatatcataaatattcaatttttataaaCACTTGACAAaacatgatttatttttaaagtaggcAATATAAATGGGCTTTTTCTGAGTTTAGTATTCTTATTAATCATCCCAAAATGATCCTGTGAAAGGGTCTCCCTTGACTGATCAGGTTTTAAACCAAAGTAAACCGTATTCGTGTTATTCGTTCCTCTTCCAATTATGATTGCACTTTGGTTATGCGTATTGAAGTACCCTTTACTGAAGTAAAGTGTATTTCGGTTATTATATCCACTTCCAATATCTACTACACTCTGGTAGCGCGATTTCTGGCTCATGTAGTCCCCATAATCTGAGTTCTGAAAAaaggtaaataattaaaacacgAGATCGGtagaactttgactttgctcagacttaaatttcagttaaaacgagacagattcatgTCAGCGATATAACCCTGTCTCAATTTAACTGTGTCTCAGCAAAGTCAGTTTTCACTCTAGAGATCATCTCAGCCTCAATCAAGTGTAAGTAGTTATTGCAGAGTCAGTGATCCGTAATAAAAAACTTCCCGTGAATCAAAATTGTACCACACAAATCATCGAGCTCTTGGTCTATTATAGCTTGTGCGTTAGTagacaaagaaagtaaataGATTTTGGCATTCTACGATCCAATCTAGCCTCAATAAAAAGTATCGCAACCGCAAATTTCGGAAGTACTCGTAAATAGCATTATTGTATTTAACATAGTCGGAGAAAGCTATACCTAGATCTACAAGGTTACCTAATAGTACCTGAACGTATTCCTTGCAGAATGTTATAGGGGAGTTAAAATTCAACAGATTTCTCCTACATATATCAATTATGtactagttgatacccgcggcttcgtaCTTGTGgataaaggatttttttaaaatcctgtaggaactctttgattttccgggataaaaagttctgTGCgttaatctatctcctttcctttcagccaaatccggaaatcagtagtttatgcgtgaaagagtaacaaacatacacacacacccacgctcaaacacacacacacaagcttacgcctttataatattaacgtgACAGCAGAACATCGATAGTTTACGAGATTTTTGAACCttattaacattttttcaagacactttctaataataatttaaagcgAAAATTAATTACGTACCCCTCGCCGTACCCGAACATGATTGTCTTCAGCATTGACAGATTTTTGTAGTTCAACTGGTTTCTGTGTTACTACACTGTAAAAGTAAATTGTGATTTTTAGAATTTAGACAGAAATACATATTCGGAGCCTagctgtaggtataatataacagTAGATAATTTcagttttgaaatatttatttaagtactttgaCACGATCCGCATAGTAATATAATTAGAGTATTAATACTGTACTAGATtttgcccgctacttcgtctgCGATACATTGATATGTATATAGTTTTATAGTTTGTATCACTAGGTAGTAATGTAGCTCTATCTAGTGCTCCATTCAGTGAAACAAATTCTGAATTCGGATGAGTAGTTACggagattacctcctacatccaaacttacaaactttacttacTTTTGTTATACCTATTTATGCAAATAATTCAAGTAAAAGTAATGCGCacatgtaaatatatttttattttttacctccgaccccaaaaagacgggtattataagtttgacgtgtgtatctgtgtatctgtctgtggcatcgtagctcgtaaacgaataaaccgattttaatttagtttttttttgtttgaaaggtggcttaattgagagtgttcttagctataatcgaagaaaatcggttcaaccgttttaaagttatcagctcttttctaattttcttatagaggttcttgtttcgggggtttttaaattttgagttactGCCTGTTTGAAGCTACTGTACTTAATggatgtattttttattattacataattttgtataagTTTTTGGTAGCGAAGTTTCCGCAAACAAagattctttctttatttcaaACTTCTACAAAAtaacctattatttattttgtagattTACTAATCTTACCCTGGTTTCGCGTCGGTCCATACGAACAACATCAACGCAGAAACAAAAAGTAATTCTTTcatgattattaattattattattattttaaacaccaATACCAGCTTTCTTATGGGTATCTGTTCAGCAAACACTGTTGTCGAATGCCACTGTATATTGGTACGTAGTTTGAAATtcagtatattatattcatgaCACATCGAGTGAACCTACACAGGTCAGTGATAAAGATAAGGATAGGAGCTATTGTGAGGAAAAAATTAGCACATTGGTTTTTACTCTGAAAATAAAGATTGAGTTGCTACGTATAGCGttcttgatttttatttttaacccccgacccaaaaagatgggtgttacaagtttgacgtgtgtatctgtgtatccgtctgtggcatcgtagctcctaaacgaatgaaccgattttaatttagttttttttttgtttgaaaggtggcttgatcgagagtgttcttagctataatcgaagaaaatcggttcagccatttgaaagttatcagctcttttctagttttcttatagaggttctTGTGTCgggggattttttaaattttgttttattagtatTATGTCAAGTGATATTCAAATCCATGCAGTTTCTGCATAATGATTTTCCTAAGGATttagacagaccgacagataaATATGAAAAAGCGGTTTAAAAGTATAAATCAGTAATAATaatgctaataatattattaagtacataaacaATGGTTTTCCCAAAATAATGATGAACTTAGCAGCTTGTGGTTTTAAGATTAATTTAATGCCATGTGTTGTGTGTCAGTTAACTAGCCGACTTTCTCCGGCTTCGGGTTACGTATTTTATAAATCAATATGAGTGTACTTAAGATTTgtgtaaattgttttatttcaaaattagctgatatccgcgactgcgtccgcgtggatttaggtttttaaaaccctttgattttccgtgataaaaagtaacctatgtcacctgacacgcggacagacagacagacagctcaGTGTCCTTAACAAGGCTCAGTTTTTACCCTTTGAAGTTTGAACCCTAAAGGTTAGCGTTCGTTCGTagatttttaacctccgacccaaaaagaggggtgttataagtttaacgtgtgtatttatgtatctgtgtatctgtctgcggtatcgtagctcctgaacgaatgaaccgattttaatttagttttttttgtttgaaaggtggctgggtAAGTTGTTATAAAGGtataaattttatacctacaaccatcttttaaaaaaccggccaagtgcgagtcagacttgcgcaccgagggttccgtactccggtaatttttccgacattttgcactataaatcaaaaactattatgaataaaaataaataaaaacctattttaGAATAACAAGTCCACAAATTcttggttttcggatttattcctttagttgtgctataagacctacctaccaaatttcatgattctaggtcaacgggaagtaccgtataggttttcttgatagacacgacggccggacggacggacggacggacagacagacagacaaacaacaaagtgatcctctaagggttccgtttttccgtttctgaggtacggaaccctaaaaactacataatattaatagtatcaGAGTAATATTATAAGAGAAACAACTATTCCACCTTATCTGTGTTAAAATTGATAGCAATAAAGTTTCAGGCGTTATTAGTTTACATAAACTTGGAGATTGACTCTAATAAGGCCGAGAGAGGTGGAGAGCGCCGGTGATTTGTGCTCTTAAAATCCAATTTAAATGCATTCCTCTGCGCCGCAAAAGGCTTCGCCGATACGCTCTGGAGGGCAATTAACTTATTCATCCTTAACGTTTTACAGTTCAACTTAGTTGGTactatggtaggtacctacctactaatctTCTACCTACTCTTTTTACGATGTAatatcttattttataaataggtaaatggCAAACAGAAGATATTCGTCTTTTCAGGAAGTTTTTAAATGGGCTTACCTCTGGGCTagcaattttgaaaatattgcaaaataaaaactttttcctttaGTGTAGGTAagctcatttaaatattttgtaatgagTTTTCTTATCTAAACTCATGTCTCAAAGTCAATTTTAAACACATATTTTCCCTAAAATATCAAAAGTACAACTTCTATtcccttaagaggggtctctccgtcactcgctccatacaaacgtagttccaatttcatttgaatattaagcaaccaaagtccatgaaattttgcagacatattctagaaactaatatctatgcctgtggttttccagatttctgttaacaTATTCGGTTTTAGatttacgcggtcttaaaaattcacacacaaatctttgagctcctgtaatttttaaactacatatttttagaaaaatctaaaacgccacaggcacagatattggtttctagaacatgtctgtaaaatttcattgactttggttgcttaatattcaaatgaaattgggactacgattgtatggagtaagtgacggagagagccctgttaacatatAGCGGTGATCGTTAAGATCTTATTATAAAGTTGAATAAAATTAGAGCCTACGTAATGCCTCCATTACTTACTTTCCGAAGAAAAAGTCATTTAAAATGCAATTTAAACATCCTAATAGAAAGGTTCGCACTAAGAATTGTTGCAAACTCTAATGGGTTCAGGTGAAATTAACGCAGAAAAATAGGAAAAGTTAAAACGAGTTCCCCCGCTAAGGTTTTTTGCCTTCGCCAGGCAGGGCTGTGATTGTAAACTGCTGAATTTATAATAGCATTTTCGAACTCCACTTCATCTGGAAGTTCAAGCCGGGTTGTAATTTAAGTTGAAAGTAATACATTCAAATTGCAAGCAAGTCCAAAACGTTTAAGAAATACGGGATGAACTTTGTTTAAGTTGTTCatttgtgtaaaaataaactttcaatatatttttgcatttaaagtaggtaccaccttattaggtacttatatttgaAGAGAATACAGTTACACCACCCTAACTTAGCTTTTAAATCATTAATTATTCTATTCAGATGATCTATTGTAAAATTTTCAGCGATCCAGTACTATTTAACCTATGCACGaatatttacagttttcctagTACCTACCGGCTACCACTGACATTATATCGCCGCCTATtgcctacttataatataattgataAGTATTATTCGGTGTGACATACTTATTTACAACGCTGCAGCCCAAAAAACAAAAAGCTATGTTGCAGTTCACATTGATTTGGTTTCTTCAGGTAGCAAGGAATAATAACGTATTACACAGCATTAATATTATCTTCCTGGAATCTGGGATCTACTTACTCCTTTTGCCAAATAATCATTATTCTGTTTTCAATAAAAACGTTTCTTTGAGAACATCTTCGGACCCTATTTATTTCGAACGATGCGATGACTCAAGCAGATTCGCAAGATATCTGCCCGTCGTCTATGGATTACTTTGCAAGTCTTTTATAGGAGAGAAAACCAGTATCATCACTACTTAAGGATATTAAAATCCCTTCTATTCGTGTAAGAAGCTTGTTTTCTTAACGGAGGGGCATATATAGAATAATCCCGATAAAGCTGGGTGAATTGAGTGCGTACGTTTTTTATATTAATGCTtaagttttctatttattttattaattaatgttaaCATGTTTTCAATACtaattgtttaaattttacaatatt belongs to Maniola jurtina chromosome 6, ilManJurt1.1, whole genome shotgun sequence and includes:
- the LOC123866151 gene encoding uncharacterized protein LOC123866151 isoform X4 is translated as MKELLFVSALMLFVWTDAKPGVVTQKPVELQKSVNAEDNHVRVRRGNSDYGDYMSQKSRYQSVVDIGSGYNNRNTLYFSKGYFNTHNQSAIIIGRGTNNTNTVYFGLKPDQSRETLSQDHFGMINKNTKLRKSPFILPTLKINHVLSSVYKN